In Brachypodium distachyon strain Bd21 chromosome 5, Brachypodium_distachyon_v3.0, whole genome shotgun sequence, the genomic window TTGGAGTTAAACAGACATATAAACTAATTTCTCCAGTTTTTCCTACTGATCGATTGAAAATCACCAGAGATTCAGCATAGAATGGTTAAACAATTTTGTTGTTCAAGAGATAAAACAACAGTACAGCACTAGGATTGATCAGTGTGTTTAATTTGTATGGTTAAGAGTAGAAATGGATGGTAATACATATGTTTTGATGATGTACTAAACATACAGCTTGGTGGGAAACGTGTGGGCATCATCGGTCTCGGCAGTATCGGCTCCTTGATCGCAAAGAGGCTCCAAGCATTCGGCTGTGTCATCCAGTACCATTCCAGAACACCAAAACAGACTGCAGCCTCCTTCAAATATTTCCCCAATGTCATCAACCTTGCTGCCGAATCCGACGTCCTCATCGTGGCCTGCGCTCTGAACTCCCAAACACGGCACATCATCAACAAGGATGTCCTGGAGGCACTGGGGACAGACGGCGTCCTGGTCAACATCGCCCGCGGCGGGAACATCGACGAGGCGGCGTTGATCGCCGCGCTGAAAGGAAGGGAGATAGCCGGCGCGGGCCTCGACGTCTTCGAGAAGGAGCCTGTCGTGCCACCGGAGTTCTTCTCCATGGACAATGTGGTGCTCACGGCGCATGATGCCGCCTTTACCACTGAGTCGGACCGCGACTTGTGCCAACTCATGATCGCCAACCTGGACGCCTTCTTCCAAGGTAAGCCGTTGGTCACGCCTGTGTTTCCCTAGATAAATGTCAGAGATCATAGAACAGATCGTCGAGAGGACAATCCTTCCATTACTTTTACTTTTATAAAGATATGTAAGTACCGTAACTGTTATTCATTCTACGTTCTAGACATCTGTATCACGGTGTGCTGATTAGCTGATTCTACTGATGTGTGTGTACACTGAGACCGATCGTCCTTTATTCATTCTACGTTAgacatatgtatatgtatcGTAGTGTTTTGATTACCTGATATTCTACTGACTACTGGAGTACTGGTTATATATTAGCTAATCTAACTAGAAGACCAAGTCGGATCGCATACAGCATTTGTAATGTTAGCTTTGTCAGGTAGCCAGATATATACCACGACTAACATACAGCTCTAGTAGCATGCATTCGTGTGGAAGCTTGTCGATTGTGAAATTGTGGCGGAGAGGTTTTCCTCAGATGAttggcttgttttttttttttgtaaattgtCAAGGAATGAAGGTTGCACATGCATCCACAGCAACAGCGATCTAGTACTACTGGGAGCAGAAACGGTAACGGAAGATCCAGGCCGAGGGTtgtcaagaaaagaagaggcaGATCATGAGGCAGCTAGAGGAGTAAAACACCTTGCTCGTAATAGTGAGTTAGGCAATGAAAGAACAAAGCAACGACATCTATAGCAGAGGCCGGGGCCTTCGGAGGAGGAAACGCACTCAACCGAGGGCTCTTCTGCACACGGCGTTCGCGGATCCGAGGCCCATCCGCGCAGGCAAGGATACATGGGCCGCCAGCAGCTCAGGAGAGAACACACAAATTGCTTGGCACCGCCGGCACAGACAAGCCTAATCAAAATTCTCCGTGTGCCTCGCGGATGATGACCAGTCGTGGCCAATAACTCCCTAGTAAATATATACAGGTAAATAAATGAAGAGTTAAATGCACCCGAGTTTCTAAAAGTATTCATGATGTGTTAAGTAGGTACTAAATCCTGATAGTATGAAAATGCACGTCTTGGAT contains:
- the LOC100834161 gene encoding glyoxylate/hydroxypyruvate reductase HPR3, translated to MAANGTPASANEKPPPLLLLRPSNDRLNTALRSRFRVISFSDDSSGGTPDLQAFLAASAAAKEPPPRAALVVGGGTVVVDAAFLHAAPHLRCLVTTSTGMDHIDLAECARRGVVVASAGETYSIDVADHAVGLLIDALRRVSAADRYVRRGLWPVQGDYPLGSKLGGKRVGIIGLGSIGSLIAKRLQAFGCVIQYHSRTPKQTAASFKYFPNVINLAAESDVLIVACALNSQTRHIINKDVLEALGTDGVLVNIARGGNIDEAALIAALKGREIAGAGLDVFEKEPVVPPEFFSMDNVVLTAHDAAFTTESDRDLCQLMIANLDAFFQGKPLVTPVFP